The proteins below are encoded in one region of Paraburkholderia phenazinium:
- the motB gene encoding flagellar motor protein MotB, with protein sequence MSKDKDRAIVVKRSAPKKAGHHGGAWKLAYADFMTAMMAFFLLMWLLSSATTVQLRGIADYFNQPLKITLWGGDRSAEDSSVLKGGGRDISTDSQGITRQSDGTTARAQHTVAHSDDEAVNQAQGQLERQEQARLHDLQVKLMAAIEANPVLRQFKQQIRIDSTLTGLRIEIVDSQKRPMFDTASDEVQPYMRDILRAIGNTLNDVPNRIVVQGHTDAVQYAGGEKGYSNWELSADRANASRRELIAGGMDEAKVMRVIGMASSQNLNKSDPLDPENRRISILVLNKKSEDAMMHDDSTTTTLSDDAAGSGQAPLLQQIAQPPTVAPKAPTVAPH encoded by the coding sequence ATGAGCAAGGATAAAGACCGCGCAATTGTCGTCAAGCGTTCCGCGCCGAAGAAGGCGGGGCACCACGGCGGCGCCTGGAAACTCGCCTACGCGGACTTCATGACCGCGATGATGGCGTTCTTCCTGCTGATGTGGCTGCTCAGTTCGGCGACCACGGTGCAGTTGCGCGGTATCGCGGACTATTTCAACCAGCCGCTGAAGATCACGCTGTGGGGCGGTGACCGCAGCGCCGAAGATTCGAGCGTCCTGAAGGGCGGCGGCCGCGATATTTCGACCGACTCGCAGGGCATCACGCGTCAGAGCGACGGCACGACCGCGCGCGCGCAGCATACCGTCGCGCATAGCGACGACGAAGCGGTGAACCAGGCGCAGGGGCAACTCGAGCGCCAGGAGCAGGCCCGCCTGCACGATCTGCAGGTCAAGCTGATGGCCGCGATCGAAGCCAATCCGGTGCTGCGTCAGTTCAAGCAGCAGATCCGTATCGATTCGACCTTGACGGGGCTGCGCATCGAGATCGTCGACTCGCAGAAGCGGCCGATGTTCGACACCGCCAGCGACGAGGTCCAGCCGTATATGCGCGACATCCTGCGCGCCATCGGCAACACGCTGAACGACGTGCCGAACCGCATCGTCGTGCAAGGTCACACAGACGCCGTGCAGTACGCCGGCGGCGAGAAGGGTTACAGCAACTGGGAGTTGTCGGCGGACCGTGCGAACGCTTCGCGCCGCGAGCTGATCGCGGGCGGCATGGACGAAGCGAAGGTGATGCGCGTGATCGGCATGGCGTCGTCGCAGAACCTGAACAAGAGCGATCCGCTCGACCCCGAAAACCGCCGGATCAGCATTCTGGTTCTGAACAAGAAGTCCGAGGACGCCATGATGCACGACGACTCGACCACGACCACCTTGTCGGACGATGCCGCCGGTTCGGGGCAGGCGCCCCTGCTGCAACAGATTGCGCAACCGCCGACGGTTGCACCGAAGGCGCCCACCGTGGCGCCGCATTGA